DNA from Desulfuromonas sp. AOP6:
GATCTCGAAGATCTGCTGGATGATCAGGGGCGCCAACCCCAGCGAGGGTTCGTCGAGAAGCAGCAGGCTGAGGCGAGCCATAAGAGCGCGGGAGATGGCCAGCATCTGCTGTTCGCCGCCGGAGAGAGTGCCGCCGAGCTGATGGCGGCGCTGGGCGAGGATGGGAAAAAGCTCGAGGATGATCTGCAGATCCTGCTGGGCCTTTTCTTTGTCCTTGCGCAGAAAGGCCCCCATCTCCAGATTTTCCATGACCGTCATATTGGGGAAGATGCGTCGTCCTTCCGGCACCTGGCAGATGCCGAGCTGCACGATTTTTTCGGGGCTCATGCCGTGAATGGGCGCTCCCTTGAAATAGATTTCGCCCCGGCGCGGCGGCACGATGCCGCAGATGGACATGAGGGTGGTGGTCTTGCCGGCGCCGTTGGCCCCGATGAGGGCGACGATCTCCCCTTCGGCGATGTCGATGGAAACATCGTGCAGGGCCTGGATATTGCCGTAGTAGGTCTGGACGTTGCGCAGGCTAAGCATGGACTTCCTCTCCAAGGTACGCCTCGATGACGCGGGGATTGTGCCGGATCTCCTGGGGAGCGCCTTCGGCGATCTTCTTGCCGTATTCCATGACCGTGATGCGGTCGGAGATGTTCATAACCAGCTTCATGTCGTGTTCGATGAGCAGAATGGCCATGCCGTCTTCGTCGCGGATGCGGACGATGAGTTCATCGAGGACCCGGGTTTCCTGGGGATTCATCCCCGCCGCCGGCTCGTCGAGAAGCAGCAGAAAGGGATCGGTGGCCATGGCGCGGGCGATTTCCAGACGGCGCATGGCGCCATAGGGGAGATTGCGGGCGAATTCATTGGCGAAAGACGCCAGGCCGACCTTCTGCAGCAGACGGTAGCTCTTCTCGATGGTGTCGACCTCTTCCTGCCGCGTTTTTTTGCCGCGCAGGATGGCACCGAGGATGCTGGTACTGGTGCGGCAGTGGCAGCCGATCATGACGTTTTCAAGCACGGTCATGGCCGGGAAGAGGCGGATGTTCTGAAAGGTACGGGCCATGCCGAGAGTGGTTATCCGGTTCGGCTTCAGGCCGTTGATACGGCGTCTCTGCCCCTTGGGCGGATGGATGAGGACATCCCCCCGGCTCGGCTTGTAGATGCCGGTGACGCAGTTGAAGAAGGTCGTCTTGCCGGCGCCGTTGGGGCCGATCAGGGCGACGATTTCCCCCGGACCCACCTGGAGGTCGACCCCGTCAATGGCCCGCAGGCCGCCGAAATCCATGGTCAGATTGCTGACTTCAAGCAGTTTTTCCATGTTCCCCATTGCCGGCGGGTTCTGCGGAGAGACCGCGATATTCATATTTACGGCGGATGTTGCTGACCAGCCCCTGGGGCCGGAAGATCATCATCAGCACCATCACCGCCCCGAACACCAGCATGCGGTAGTCGGCGAAGGCCCGCAGGTACTCGGGCATGAGGATCAGCACCAGAGCCGCCACGATGACCCCGACGATGGAGCCCATGCCGCCGAGAACGACGATGGAGAGCACGATGGCCGACTCCATGAAGGTAAAGCTGTTGGGGTTGATGTAGGTGTTGCGAGCGGCGAAAATGACCCCCACCAGACCGGCCCAGAAGGCGCCGAGGGCGTAGGCGGACAGCTTGGTGCGGGCCATGTCGATGCCCATGGCTACGCAGGCGATCTCGTCCTCGCGCAGGGCGATCCAGGCCCGGCCGATGCGGGAATCCTTCAGCCGGTTGACGACGAAGATGGTGAACAACACCAGCAGGATCATCAGGTAGTAGGTATAGATCGTCGCCCCTTCGATACTCATGTCAAGGCCGAAGAGACCGGGCCTGTCGATATTGGCGATCCCCTTGGCTCCGTTGGTAACGACTTCCCAGTTCTCGATGACGATTTTAGCGATGGACCCGAAGCCGAGGGTGACGATGGCGAGATAGTCACCGCGCAGCCGGAGAATGGGGAAGCCCAGCAGGGTGCCGAGTAGAGCGCCGGCCAGCCCGCCCAGAGGGAGGCAGATCCAGAAGCCCAGGCCGAACTGCGTATTGAGCAGGGCGTAGGTGTAGGCTCCGATGGCGAAAAAGGCGACGTAGCCCAGGTCGAGCAAGCCGGCCAGCCCGACGGTGATGTTGAGGCCCAAACCCAAAACGACGAAAATGAGAGCCAGCACCATGATGTTGACCTGGTAGACGTCAAAGATCCAGGGGAAGAGAACCGCAAAAGCCAGGACAGCCCCGATGAGGGGACGGTAGATCTTGGCCTCCTCCAGGATGCGCTGGCCGATTCCCGGCCGCACATTTTCTTCCCCCATCTCCATCTTTTTCGAACGTTTCGCCCGCCGCGCCAGGGCCCAGCGCCAGATGAAGGAAAGCGCAAAGGCACCAAGGCCAACCCAGAGGACGTTAAACCAGCGCCACTCCACCAGGTTCTTGAGGGTGTTGACCCTCACCACCACGAAGGGAAAGGTGAGGAACATGAACCAGAGCGCAATGCCGAGAGAATGTTTGATGTGTGCCAACATGGTTTATACTCCCGCCGCCGTCAGACCTTCTGCTTGATGGCCTTGCCCAGCAGGCCGGCCGGTCGCAGGATGAGGATCAGAACGAGGACACCGAAGGCAAAGACGTCCTCGTAGGCGCTCGACACGTAACCGGCAGCGAAGGCTTCCGCCAGTCCCAGCACCAGGCCGCCGAGGGCGGCGCCGGGGATATTGCCGATACCGCCCAGCACCGCGGCCGTGAAGGCTTTGACGCCGGCCATGAAGCCGATGTAGAAGTTGATCTGCCCAATGTAGGAACCCACGAGAACCCCGCCGATGGCCGCCAGAATCGAGCCGATAATGAAGGTCATGGAGATGACCCGGTCAACGTTGATCCCCACCAGTCGGGCCATGATGAGATCCTGCTGGGTAGCCCGCATCGCCTTGCCGATGCGCGTGTACTTGATCAGTACGGTCAGGCCGACCATGCTCAGGGCGCTGGTCACCAGAATCACCAGCTCAGCCGAGCCCATGATATGGGCAATGGGTTCCATAAAGGCGAAATCGGGTACGAGTTGCGGAAAGGGGAGAAAGTCGGGGGTCTGCGCCAGCAGGACGTAGTTTTGCAGAAAGAGCGACATGCCGATGGCGCTGATCAACGGCGACAGCCGCGGGGCGTTGCGCAGGGGCCGGTAGGCGATGCGTTCAAGGGTGAAGCCATAGGCGGCGGCATAGATGACGGCGATGAGGGCGGCCAGGATAAGGATGGACACCCCGGAAAATCCATAGATGGTCAGAACCCCGGAGACGATCAGGGCCACGAAGGCGCCGATCATGTAGACCTCGCCGTGGGCGAAGTTGATCAGCTGGATGATGCCGTACACCATGGTGTAGCCCAGGGCGATGAGGGCGTAGATGCTCCCCCGGGTCAGGCCGCTGAGAAAAAGTTCGAGAAAGTAGTCCATACGACTCCAGTAAAAAGGGGGACAGGCCTGAGCCTGTCCCCCTGGACGTTACTGAACTTCAACGAAATGGCCGCCCTTGACCTGATAGACGGAAAAGCCGACCCCTTCGGCGTCGCCGCGGGCGTCAAAGCGGATCTTGCCCAGCGCCGTGTCGACATAGGAGGTTTTGAGGGCTTCCGAAAGCTTGGCGTAGTCGACGCCGCCCGCCACCTTGATGGCGTTGAGGGCCGCTTGGATGGCGGCGTAGCCCTGGTCGTAAAAGGTGCCGGGCTCCTTGCCGTACTTGGCCTTGTAGGCTTCACGGGCCTCTTTGTTGAGGGGGAAGCGGGAAACATCCATGGGGCCGGTGGCATATACGCCCTCGGCGTTAGCGCCGGCAATTTCGAGAAAGCCATCCCCCTTGATGCCGTCGGGGCCGATGAAGGCGACGTCAACCCGCTTCTTCTTCATCTGGCCCACCAGCTTGGACGCCTCGGGGTGATAACCGCCGAAGATGACCGCATCCGCCCCTTCGCGCCGGATCTTCTGCACCACGGCCGAGTAATCCATGGCGCCGGGGGTAATCCCTTCATACATTACCACCTTGGCCAGCCCACCTTGCTCGATGGTTTGTTGGGCGAAGTCGGCGAACCCTTTGCCGTAATCCCCCTTGTCATGAATGATGGCGACCTTCTTGGCGCCAAGTTTGCCGGTGACGAACTCAGCCGCGAGCTTGCCCTGCATGTCGTCGGAGGCAATGGTGCGATAGAAGTTGGGATATTCGCCGCTTTGGGTCAAGGTTGGGGTCGTGGCGGAGGGGGAGATAACGATGACGTTCGCTTCTTTGTAAATGCCGAGAGCCGCCTTGGTGGCGCCGGAGCAGACGTGGCCAATGACGAGGGAGGCTCCCTGGGACACCAGCCGGGTTGCCACGTTGGTGGCAATTTCGGGCTTGCACTGGTCGTCGAGCAGCAGCAGCTCGATCTGGTGACCGAGCACACCGCCTTGGGTATTCACCCGGTCAACCACCAGTTGGACAGCCTCCATGGTGGGGATGCCATAGGGGGCCAAGTCTCCGGTATGGGGGCCGGCCACCCCTATCTTCAAGGGCTCCGCCGCGCCGGCCGGAGCTGTCAGAGTAAAGAGAAATAGACAGAGGATGGAAACAACGCACCTGATACGATAGAAGCTCATACTTTCCTCCTGGTCAGATAAAAAAACAGCGTCATGGGGTAACGAACCACACATATAGCTTTAATGCGCAGCTGCCGTCAAGAGCTAATCCACTGAAATAACGATGAAATCCATCCAATAATAGGCGTTGAAAAAAGACATCCTGATCGCTCATCGATGTCCGTGAGCAACACCTTGTTACCACACCACCATCCGGTGTTTTCGTCACAAAGGAAAGCATACCGCTTTTTTATGCAAACAAAAGGTCGACTTTTTAGGCCGACTCCTGGAAGTGTCGAGAAAACTCTCTAGACTCTGTATAGAGTTTTTACTTATGGACCAAATATGCGCGAGTCGAATGAGGCGACCCTTCAGTCCCAAAAGCTGTGACTTTTAGCACTTGTCCACCTTGTTATGGCATGGTATAAGCTGCTTGTTCAGCCATTTTAATACCATCGGCCCAGAACTTCCGGAAAGGGATCCCATTCCATGAATCGTGGACGCAAAGAACCCGTGCAGGTGGTCTGCCCCAAGTGCCGGTTCACCGAGATCGTCTATCTGCCCATGGAAGACCTGCCACGCTGCCCCGAATGCAACACGCCCATGCTTATCCAGGAATTGCTGGATGAAGGAAAATCCTACTGATTGCAAGAGGTTCCTATCCACTTACCCCAAGGAGAGATGTCATGAAACGATGGACTCTGCTGCTGCTCCCCCTGCTGCTTCTGCTGGCCCTTGCTCCCGCCGCCATGGGCGATACCCTCGATGACATCAAGGAGAGGGGCGTGCTGCGCGTCGGCATGGAGCCGGGCTACATGCCCTTTGAACTGACCAACCAGAAGGGCGAGATCATCGGCTTCGACCCCGACGTGGCCAAGCGGATGGCCAAAAAGCTCGGCGTCAAACTGGAACTGGTCAGCACGGCCTGGGACGGCATCATCCCTTCGCTGATGACCGGCAAATTCGATATCATCATGAGCGGCATGACCATCACCGACGAACGGGCCGAAGTGGTGGACTTCGCCAAGCCCTATATCATCATCGGCCAGACGGTGCTGCTGCGCAAGGACCTCGCCGGCGAAGTGACTTCTTACAAGGCCCTCAACGATCCCAAGTACAAGATCGCCTCCAAGCTGGGCACGACGGGTGAGTTCGCCGCCAAGGAGACTTTCCCCAAAGCCCAGTACTTCTCCTACGAGACCGAGCAGGAGGCCGTCATGGAGGTCGTCAGTGGCAAAATAGACGCTTTCATCTACGATTCCCCCTACAATGCGGTGGCCTTCGCCGAAAAGGGTCAGGGCAAGCTGGTCTTTCTCGATGAACCCTTCACGGAGGAGCGTATCGGCTGGGCCGTGCGCAAAGGCAATCCCAAGATGCTGGCATTCCTCAATAACTTCCTGGAGGAAATCAAGGCCGACGGCACCTATGACAAGATCTACACCAAGTGGTTCAAGGACGACACCTGGTTGAAGGAACTTCAGTAAAGCCTGTCGCCAGTGATTAACGCTAGACGGCCCCGCCAGGGGCCGCTTCATTGAGGGAAGACCTGACGTTTTGAATAGCGGCCAAGATCATTTTTACTCAAAGCTTCTGCTTGCCGCCATCCTCATCCTGGTGGCGGCAGGGATGTGGGGAGCTACGGCCCGGGTGGATTACACCTGGCGCTGGGAACGCGTACCCCAGTATTTCCTTTACAAAGGGGACGACATTCACAAAGCCGGTCAGGACGGTCGCGTGGAAAGTGTACGGGTTCAGGGGGAAAGCGCCCTCGTACAGATGCGCTATGACGATGGCGAGGTGGAGGAATTCACCGTTGACTCGGCCACGGTGAAGGTGACACCCGGCGAAGAGC
Protein-coding regions in this window:
- a CDS encoding ABC transporter ATP-binding protein, giving the protein MLSLRNVQTYYGNIQALHDVSIDIAEGEIVALIGANGAGKTTTLMSICGIVPPRRGEIYFKGAPIHGMSPEKIVQLGICQVPEGRRIFPNMTVMENLEMGAFLRKDKEKAQQDLQIILELFPILAQRRHQLGGTLSGGEQQMLAISRALMARLSLLLLDEPSLGLAPLIIQQIFEIIRKVNKEYGTTVLLVEQNANQALKLADRGYVMENGRITLVDSATNLLNNDEVKKAYLGL
- a CDS encoding ABC transporter ATP-binding protein, yielding MEKLLEVSNLTMDFGGLRAIDGVDLQVGPGEIVALIGPNGAGKTTFFNCVTGIYKPSRGDVLIHPPKGQRRRINGLKPNRITTLGMARTFQNIRLFPAMTVLENVMIGCHCRTSTSILGAILRGKKTRQEEVDTIEKSYRLLQKVGLASFANEFARNLPYGAMRRLEIARAMATDPFLLLLDEPAAGMNPQETRVLDELIVRIRDEDGMAILLIEHDMKLVMNISDRITVMEYGKKIAEGAPQEIRHNPRVIEAYLGEEVHA
- a CDS encoding branched-chain amino acid ABC transporter permease, with product MLAHIKHSLGIALWFMFLTFPFVVVRVNTLKNLVEWRWFNVLWVGLGAFALSFIWRWALARRAKRSKKMEMGEENVRPGIGQRILEEAKIYRPLIGAVLAFAVLFPWIFDVYQVNIMVLALIFVVLGLGLNITVGLAGLLDLGYVAFFAIGAYTYALLNTQFGLGFWICLPLGGLAGALLGTLLGFPILRLRGDYLAIVTLGFGSIAKIVIENWEVVTNGAKGIANIDRPGLFGLDMSIEGATIYTYYLMILLVLFTIFVVNRLKDSRIGRAWIALREDEIACVAMGIDMARTKLSAYALGAFWAGLVGVIFAARNTYINPNSFTFMESAIVLSIVVLGGMGSIVGVIVAALVLILMPEYLRAFADYRMLVFGAVMVLMMIFRPQGLVSNIRRKYEYRGLSAEPAGNGEHGKTA
- a CDS encoding branched-chain amino acid ABC transporter permease LivH (LivHMGF is the membrane component of the LIV-I/LS branched-chain amino acid transporter) gives rise to the protein MDYFLELFLSGLTRGSIYALIALGYTMVYGIIQLINFAHGEVYMIGAFVALIVSGVLTIYGFSGVSILILAALIAVIYAAAYGFTLERIAYRPLRNAPRLSPLISAIGMSLFLQNYVLLAQTPDFLPFPQLVPDFAFMEPIAHIMGSAELVILVTSALSMVGLTVLIKYTRIGKAMRATQQDLIMARLVGINVDRVISMTFIIGSILAAIGGVLVGSYIGQINFYIGFMAGVKAFTAAVLGGIGNIPGAALGGLVLGLAEAFAAGYVSSAYEDVFAFGVLVLILILRPAGLLGKAIKQKV
- a CDS encoding branched-chain amino acid ABC transporter substrate-binding protein, with protein sequence MSFYRIRCVVSILCLFLFTLTAPAGAAEPLKIGVAGPHTGDLAPYGIPTMEAVQLVVDRVNTQGGVLGHQIELLLLDDQCKPEIATNVATRLVSQGASLVIGHVCSGATKAALGIYKEANVIVISPSATTPTLTQSGEYPNFYRTIASDDMQGKLAAEFVTGKLGAKKVAIIHDKGDYGKGFADFAQQTIEQGGLAKVVMYEGITPGAMDYSAVVQKIRREGADAVIFGGYHPEASKLVGQMKKKRVDVAFIGPDGIKGDGFLEIAGANAEGVYATGPMDVSRFPLNKEAREAYKAKYGKEPGTFYDQGYAAIQAALNAIKVAGGVDYAKLSEALKTSYVDTALGKIRFDARGDAEGVGFSVYQVKGGHFVEVQ
- a CDS encoding transporter substrate-binding domain-containing protein, with amino-acid sequence MKRWTLLLLPLLLLLALAPAAMGDTLDDIKERGVLRVGMEPGYMPFELTNQKGEIIGFDPDVAKRMAKKLGVKLELVSTAWDGIIPSLMTGKFDIIMSGMTITDERAEVVDFAKPYIIIGQTVLLRKDLAGEVTSYKALNDPKYKIASKLGTTGEFAAKETFPKAQYFSYETEQEAVMEVVSGKIDAFIYDSPYNAVAFAEKGQGKLVFLDEPFTEERIGWAVRKGNPKMLAFLNNFLEEIKADGTYDKIYTKWFKDDTWLKELQ